The following proteins are co-located in the Clavibacter capsici genome:
- a CDS encoding PadR family transcriptional regulator, with protein sequence MSVRNALLAVLTEGTCYGYQLRTEFARRTGTSVPLNVGQIYNTLDRLERDGLVVKGVTDDAGHVPYTITAAGRSAVDAWLAESVDGVAARDELLVKVTLALSLPEADAREVVRIQRASSRAEARSLARDREDLEAREDGGHLARVLALEAQEAQVAARLAWLDAAESRIGAARASGDRPAGLAEAPRRGRPSRRPEGIGG encoded by the coding sequence ATGTCGGTGCGAAACGCGCTGCTGGCCGTGCTCACCGAGGGCACCTGCTACGGCTACCAGCTGCGGACCGAGTTCGCGCGGCGGACGGGGACCTCGGTGCCGTTGAACGTCGGGCAGATCTACAACACGCTCGACCGGCTCGAGCGCGACGGGCTCGTGGTCAAGGGCGTTACGGACGATGCCGGGCACGTGCCGTACACGATCACGGCTGCGGGGCGGTCCGCGGTCGACGCGTGGCTCGCCGAGAGCGTCGACGGCGTCGCGGCGCGCGACGAGCTGCTGGTCAAGGTGACGCTCGCGCTCTCGCTGCCCGAGGCCGACGCGCGCGAGGTGGTGCGGATCCAGCGGGCGAGCTCGCGCGCGGAGGCCCGATCGCTCGCCCGGGACCGCGAGGACCTCGAGGCGCGCGAGGACGGCGGGCACCTGGCGCGGGTGCTGGCCCTCGAGGCGCAGGAGGCGCAGGTCGCCGCCCGGCTGGCCTGGCTCGACGCCGCGGAGAGCCGCATCGGCGCGGCTCGCGCATCGGGAGATCGGCCCGCGGGGCTGGCGGAGGCACCACGGCGCGGGAGGCCGTCCAGACGTCCGGAGGGGATCGGCGGCTGA
- a CDS encoding DUF1684 domain-containing protein encodes MTDPAGTAASAAPAPTDPAEVLAVYRSRREQMVVLPQGNLALVNTQWISHDADPQPVYGIPGTWSPLEPGVSGLRVRASAADGLHVDGVLVDGEAVVRGRDDPQPSSVVASDTVSAFVIASEEGTYALRVWDAQSEAIRDFGGIDAFPYSEEWVVKADFTPIEGGRAMGFEHLKDDGATKDKIVPGEITFTKDGVDYSLAAFREGRALLLVFSDATSGESTYGVGRFLMVAPSPDGTITLDFNRAYLPPCAFSYNFNCPMPPKQNRFAVPIEAGEKNVLAKGGGLLH; translated from the coding sequence ATGACCGATCCCGCCGGCACCGCCGCGTCCGCCGCACCCGCTCCCACCGATCCCGCGGAGGTGCTCGCGGTCTACCGCTCCCGCCGCGAGCAGATGGTGGTCCTGCCCCAGGGCAACCTGGCGCTCGTCAACACGCAGTGGATCTCGCACGACGCCGACCCGCAGCCCGTGTACGGCATCCCGGGCACCTGGTCGCCCCTCGAGCCCGGGGTCTCCGGCCTGCGTGTCCGCGCGTCCGCCGCGGACGGCCTGCACGTCGACGGCGTCCTGGTCGACGGTGAAGCCGTCGTGCGCGGCCGCGACGACCCGCAGCCGTCGTCGGTCGTCGCCAGCGACACGGTGTCGGCGTTCGTCATCGCCAGCGAGGAGGGCACGTACGCGCTCCGGGTCTGGGACGCGCAGTCCGAGGCGATCCGCGACTTCGGCGGCATCGACGCCTTCCCCTACTCCGAGGAGTGGGTCGTGAAGGCGGACTTCACACCCATCGAGGGCGGGCGCGCGATGGGCTTCGAGCACCTCAAGGACGACGGCGCCACCAAGGACAAGATCGTGCCCGGCGAGATCACCTTCACGAAGGACGGGGTCGACTACTCGCTCGCCGCCTTCCGCGAGGGCCGCGCGCTCCTGCTGGTGTTCTCGGACGCGACGAGCGGCGAGTCCACCTACGGGGTCGGGCGGTTCCTCATGGTCGCGCCGTCGCCCGACGGCACCATCACGCTGGACTTCAACCGCGCCTACCTGCCGCCGTGCGCATTCAGCTACAACTTCAACTGCCCCATGCCGCCCAAGCAGAACCGCTTCGCGGTGCCCATCGAGGCAGGGGAGAAGAACGTGCTCGCCAAGGGCGGCGGGCTGCTGCACTAG
- a CDS encoding DUF3145 domain-containing protein, protein MEAPVANSRPARGVLYVHSSPRALCPHVEWAAGRALGHAVNFTWDPQPVLKGAMRAEYYWEGPEGSGAAIASGLRGWEHLRYEVTEDAGPGRDGGRWMHTPDLGVFFAQTDTAGNTVIPEDRIRYALDVAGSNTLELHRELRLAMGQAWDDELEAFRHASDFSPVVWLHKVG, encoded by the coding sequence ATGGAAGCACCCGTCGCCAACTCAAGACCGGCTCGAGGAGTGCTCTACGTGCACTCCTCTCCTCGCGCGCTCTGCCCCCATGTCGAATGGGCAGCGGGTCGCGCCCTCGGTCACGCCGTGAACTTCACGTGGGACCCGCAGCCCGTCCTGAAGGGCGCCATGCGCGCGGAGTACTACTGGGAGGGGCCGGAGGGATCCGGTGCCGCCATCGCCAGCGGCCTGCGCGGCTGGGAGCACCTCCGCTACGAGGTCACCGAGGACGCCGGCCCGGGACGTGACGGCGGCCGGTGGATGCACACGCCCGACCTCGGCGTGTTCTTCGCCCAGACCGACACGGCCGGGAACACGGTCATCCCCGAGGACCGCATCCGCTACGCCCTCGACGTCGCGGGATCCAACACGCTGGAGCTGCACCGCGAGCTGCGGCTCGCCATGGGCCAGGCGTGGGACGACGAGCTCGAGGCGTTCCGCCACGCGAGCGACTTCAGCCCCGTCGTCTGGCTGCACAAGGTCGGCTGA